The following proteins are encoded in a genomic region of Galbibacter sp. BG1:
- a CDS encoding stage II sporulation protein M, translating to MREVAFIKQNKEKWLSFEKAIFKNEFKDPDDLASQYIQLINDLAFAQTYYPKSKVIKYLNQLAAKAFQKIYRTKRQDTNRILYFWKTEVPLIIYQNRRYVAYAFTLFFCFVSIGIISAANDDTFIRLILGDQYVNTTLENIKSGDPVAIYKSGSNWGGFVAITFNNLYVGIKSFVFGIFGGIGTAWVLLQNGIMLGAFQYMFQKEGVFWESVRGIWIHGAMEIFAIVIEGAAGLLLGASILFPKTFSRMDSFKNGVKEGVKILISTFPFTLAAGFLEGFVTRYSNTMPHFLSVGIILATLSLISYYYLIYPKLVYKKLNKTYATL from the coding sequence ATGAGAGAAGTTGCGTTTATCAAGCAAAATAAAGAAAAATGGCTCAGCTTTGAAAAGGCTATTTTCAAGAATGAATTTAAAGATCCTGACGATCTCGCTTCTCAATACATCCAATTAATCAACGATTTGGCGTTTGCGCAAACTTATTATCCCAAAAGTAAAGTAATTAAATATTTAAATCAGCTCGCCGCCAAAGCTTTTCAAAAAATTTATCGAACCAAGAGGCAAGATACCAACAGAATTCTATATTTCTGGAAAACCGAAGTACCGCTCATAATTTATCAAAATAGACGTTATGTTGCTTATGCCTTCACTTTATTTTTCTGTTTTGTAAGTATCGGCATTATTTCCGCTGCCAACGACGATACTTTTATAAGGCTCATTTTAGGGGACCAATATGTAAATACAACCTTGGAAAATATTAAAAGTGGAGATCCAGTGGCCATCTACAAAAGTGGCAGCAACTGGGGTGGTTTTGTAGCCATTACCTTCAACAATCTTTATGTAGGTATCAAATCTTTTGTTTTCGGCATTTTTGGAGGTATCGGTACGGCATGGGTGCTTTTACAAAATGGAATAATGCTCGGGGCATTTCAATATATGTTTCAAAAAGAAGGTGTTTTTTGGGAAAGTGTAAGAGGTATTTGGATACATGGTGCCATGGAAATATTTGCCATTGTTATAGAAGGGGCCGCAGGGCTCTTATTGGGAGCGAGTATTCTTTTCCCAAAGACTTTTTCTAGGATGGATTCTTTTAAAAACGGAGTAAAGGAAGGGGTTAAAATTCTCATTAGCACGTTCCCGTTCACTTTGGCGGCTGGATTTTTGGAAGGCTTTGTTACCAGATACTCCAACACCATGCCCCATTTTCTATCGGTGGGAATTATTTTGGCTACCTTAAGCTTAATTTCTTATTACTATTTAATATACCCAAAACTGGTATATAAAAAACTAAACAAAACCTATGCAACTTTATAA
- a CDS encoding trimeric intracellular cation channel family protein has protein sequence MFYYIIDLLGTVAFTISGVMVAMNKRLDPFGIFIIGFVTALGGGTIRDVLLGISPVTWLINTTYMYAVMGSVVIGVLFRDQLKYFNKSLLLFDTIGIGLYTVVGLEKGVAAGLHPIMCIALGTVSACFGGVLRDILCNEIPVIFRRKEIYATACILGGISYFVLELFDIKSNVVFAFPIVVVITIRLLAVKYNLKLPSVYRDKE, from the coding sequence ATGTTTTATTATATCATCGATTTATTGGGTACCGTAGCCTTTACCATTTCTGGGGTTATGGTTGCTATGAACAAAAGGTTAGACCCTTTTGGCATATTTATTATTGGCTTTGTGACTGCTTTGGGCGGTGGAACTATTCGGGATGTGCTTTTGGGGATTTCCCCAGTTACGTGGCTAATAAATACTACGTATATGTATGCCGTTATGGGTTCGGTAGTTATTGGAGTGCTATTTCGAGATCAATTAAAGTACTTTAATAAATCTTTACTGTTGTTCGATACTATTGGGATCGGACTGTATACAGTGGTGGGCTTGGAAAAAGGTGTCGCTGCTGGGCTTCACCCGATAATGTGTATTGCACTGGGTACCGTGAGTGCTTGTTTTGGTGGAGTACTTAGGGATATTTTATGCAATGAGATTCCAGTTATCTTCCGAAGAAAAGAAATATACGCTACTGCTTGTATCCTAGGCGGTATTAGTTATTTCGTTTTGGAGCTTTTCGACATTAAGAGTAATGTGGTGTTTGCCTTTCCAATAGTCGTTGTTATCACCATACGTTTGTTGGCGGTAAAATACAACCTAAAATTACCTTCGGTTTACCGGGATAAAGAATAG
- a CDS encoding RDD family protein: protein MSELQINTTQNVNITFTAASVGERILAYGIDFLIKIAYAVTFGYLIFKVGGLWDTVSALDSWSQAAVIILFLSPVFFYTLTLESLLEGQTIGKRVVKIKVIKIDGYQASFSDYLVRWFFRIIDIDIMSGIIGLISIVVSNKSQRLGDITAGTSVITLKDKVTINHTILENLGKDYKPTYPDVIRLSDNDARIIKETYETARKTSDYKTMLKLKKKIEEVTGIVSIHDNSHTFVKTVLRDYNYYTQHM from the coding sequence ATGTCAGAGTTACAAATTAACACCACACAAAATGTAAACATTACGTTTACTGCCGCATCTGTAGGAGAACGTATTCTGGCATACGGTATCGATTTTCTTATTAAAATAGCCTATGCCGTTACTTTTGGGTATTTAATTTTTAAAGTAGGCGGATTATGGGATACAGTATCCGCTCTCGATAGTTGGTCGCAGGCTGCTGTTATTATACTTTTTTTGAGCCCGGTATTTTTTTACACCTTAACGCTAGAATCCCTTTTGGAAGGGCAAACAATAGGGAAGAGAGTGGTGAAAATTAAAGTGATTAAAATAGATGGCTATCAGGCATCGTTTTCCGATTATTTGGTGCGATGGTTCTTCAGGATTATCGATATCGATATAATGAGCGGCATTATAGGATTGATATCCATAGTGGTGAGCAATAAAAGTCAGCGTTTAGGGGATATCACGGCAGGAACTTCGGTAATAACCTTAAAAGATAAAGTTACTATCAATCACACTATTTTAGAAAACCTTGGGAAAGATTATAAGCCTACATATCCAGACGTCATCCGTCTGTCTGATAACGATGCAAGAATAATAAAAGAGACGTATGAAACGGCCAGGAAAACATCAGATTATAAAACGATGCTAAAGCTCAAAAAGAAAATTGAAGAAGTTACGGGTATCGTTTCAATTCACGATAATTCACATACTTTTGTAAAAACCGTTTTAAGGGATTACAATTACTATACACAGCACATGTAA